Proteins encoded within one genomic window of Polycladomyces zharkentensis:
- a CDS encoding carbohydrate ABC transporter permease: MAPRVRKIAMYLVLYSIAGIALLWALLPVLWMLLSSLKTQAGMFSMPPKFIFKPNFDTFAYMFSERGNFTHFLTNSVIASGVSTGISLVLGTLGGFALARRKFKGEKHISFWIISTRMAPIPAVLLPLYLMFSKMGLIGTMTGLIFAYTTLNLPFALWMMMIFFKEVPVDLEEAAMIDGCSRFQAFWRVVIPPAAPGLVATGILCLMFAWNDFLFASVFSGHENQTIPVAATLLITQQGIAWGQAMATGTVIITPMVIAGLIVRKYLVRGLSMGAVK, encoded by the coding sequence ATGGCCCCGCGTGTTCGAAAAATCGCGATGTACCTCGTCCTGTACTCCATTGCGGGGATCGCCTTGCTTTGGGCGCTCCTTCCCGTTCTCTGGATGTTGTTGTCGTCCCTTAAAACCCAAGCGGGGATGTTTTCGATGCCGCCCAAATTCATTTTTAAGCCGAATTTCGATACATTTGCCTATATGTTTTCGGAGCGGGGGAATTTCACCCATTTTCTAACAAACAGTGTGATCGCTTCCGGTGTCTCCACTGGAATCTCCCTGGTATTGGGCACGTTGGGGGGCTTTGCCCTTGCCCGTCGGAAGTTTAAAGGGGAAAAGCACATCTCCTTTTGGATCATCAGCACGCGGATGGCACCGATTCCCGCTGTGTTGTTGCCCCTTTACCTGATGTTTTCCAAGATGGGTCTCATCGGGACGATGACGGGCTTGATTTTTGCCTATACCACATTGAATTTGCCGTTTGCGCTTTGGATGATGATGATTTTCTTCAAGGAGGTTCCCGTTGATCTGGAAGAAGCGGCAATGATTGACGGGTGCAGCCGGTTTCAGGCGTTTTGGCGGGTGGTGATTCCACCGGCCGCTCCGGGGTTGGTGGCCACCGGCATCCTGTGTTTGATGTTCGCGTGGAACGATTTCCTTTTTGCTTCCGTCTTCTCCGGCCATGAAAATCAAACCATTCCGGTGGCAGCCACCCTTTTGATCACGCAACAGGGCATTGCCTGGGGGCAAGCCATGGCCACCGGAACCGTGATCATCACACCGATGGTGATTGCCGGATTGATCGTCCGGAAATATCTGGTGCGCGGACTTTCGATGGGGGCCGTTAAATAA
- a CDS encoding carbohydrate ABC transporter permease, with amino-acid sequence MRLDIKVNAYRKPLETAGTLVHGRRKKWSTEFWMLLPSMILLAVISIFPFLYMIYASFMDYSLSFDEPTFNGMKNWEKVLTNDTFWASWGRTAVYALCGLSLEMLIGVGMALLIYVLPKARNLILTLWMIPLFVAPVVVGLLGRFLLNSTYGLYAWLFRLIGVETEILGNVSTALPAIILMDVWEWTPLITMIVFAGLQSLPEEVLEAAEVDGAGYVRRLIHVIFPLISRTILLALLIRMMDILRFVDTIKITTEGGPADSTKVIGYHLMEVAFRFQDFGSAAALGLSMLVVTIFLGQQFVRFMRKGEE; translated from the coding sequence ATGAGACTGGACATCAAAGTGAATGCATATCGAAAACCGCTTGAAACCGCGGGGACGTTGGTTCATGGACGAAGGAAAAAATGGTCGACGGAATTTTGGATGTTGCTTCCCTCCATGATTTTACTGGCGGTTATCAGCATCTTTCCGTTTTTGTACATGATTTACGCCAGTTTCATGGATTACTCGCTGTCCTTTGACGAACCGACATTCAACGGGATGAAAAACTGGGAGAAAGTGTTGACCAACGATACGTTTTGGGCCTCTTGGGGTCGTACGGCGGTTTATGCGTTGTGCGGTCTGTCGCTTGAAATGCTGATCGGCGTAGGAATGGCCCTGTTGATTTACGTACTTCCCAAGGCAAGGAATTTGATTTTGACATTGTGGATGATTCCGCTCTTTGTCGCCCCGGTGGTCGTCGGGCTTCTGGGCCGGTTTTTGCTCAATTCCACTTATGGTCTGTACGCTTGGCTGTTTCGGCTGATCGGTGTGGAAACCGAAATTTTGGGGAATGTTTCAACCGCTCTTCCGGCCATTATTCTTATGGACGTATGGGAGTGGACGCCCTTGATCACGATGATCGTGTTCGCCGGGTTGCAATCGTTGCCGGAGGAAGTGCTGGAAGCGGCGGAAGTGGACGGAGCCGGCTATGTCCGGAGGCTGATTCACGTTATATTCCCGTTGATTTCCCGTACGATTTTGCTCGCCTTGTTGATTCGAATGATGGATATCCTTCGCTTTGTCGACACGATCAAAATCACGACAGAAGGCGGTCCCGCCGATTCCACCAAGGTGATCGGCTATCACCTGATGGAAGTGGCTTTTCGATTCCAGGATTTCGGTTCGGCCGCCGCGTTGGGTTTGAGCATGCTCGTCGTCACCATCTTCCTGGGACAGCAATTCGTTCGATTCATGCGGAAGGGGGAAGAATGA
- a CDS encoding zinc-dependent alcohol dehydrogenase family protein: MKTMKAAFYVAPRQIRVEEVEIPSPGPGEVIVKVECCGICGTDYHIFEGDFISPYPLIGGHEFAGTVHEVGEGVDGWTAGERVAVDPSVYCGTCNHCRNHKWNHCKSWNAIGVTMNGAFAEYVRVPAKNLYRLPEGMTFEEGALIEPLSCVAYALNRVQPRFGERSLIFGGGPMGLMLLMALKTSGTSEVVLVDVLEEKLEMARRMGADSVYVNDHSLKSRLDGRYPDGFDLVVDATGIPSVIEGMFRFAGPGARILQFGVAPTDAHISVNPFDIYHKDWQYLGSMALMFNFYQALHMIEHQRVDVGALVTKKIGLESFADYMRDKKHAKDCKVLVCPGL, encoded by the coding sequence ATGAAAACAATGAAAGCGGCTTTTTACGTTGCCCCCCGTCAAATTCGGGTGGAGGAAGTGGAGATTCCCTCCCCCGGTCCCGGTGAAGTGATCGTGAAGGTGGAATGCTGCGGGATTTGCGGGACGGACTATCATATTTTCGAAGGAGATTTCATCTCCCCGTATCCGTTGATCGGCGGGCATGAATTTGCCGGCACCGTTCATGAAGTGGGGGAGGGCGTTGACGGCTGGACGGCGGGGGAGCGGGTTGCCGTCGATCCTTCCGTTTACTGCGGCACGTGCAACCATTGTCGGAATCATAAGTGGAATCACTGTAAGAGTTGGAATGCGATCGGGGTTACGATGAACGGGGCTTTTGCCGAGTATGTGCGCGTTCCCGCCAAAAACCTGTACAGGCTGCCGGAGGGAATGACTTTTGAAGAGGGAGCGCTCATCGAACCGCTGTCCTGTGTCGCTTATGCGTTGAATCGGGTCCAGCCCCGGTTCGGGGAGAGATCGTTGATCTTCGGGGGCGGTCCGATGGGATTGATGTTGCTCATGGCGTTGAAAACGAGCGGGACTTCCGAAGTGGTCCTCGTGGATGTTTTGGAAGAAAAATTGGAAATGGCGAGACGTATGGGGGCCGACAGCGTTTACGTCAATGACCATTCCCTGAAAAGCCGTCTGGATGGCCGGTATCCCGACGGGTTTGATCTCGTTGTCGATGCGACGGGAATCCCGTCCGTCATTGAGGGTATGTTCCGTTTTGCCGGACCCGGGGCGCGCATCCTGCAGTTTGGTGTGGCTCCCACCGATGCGCACATTTCCGTCAATCCCTTTGACATTTACCATAAGGACTGGCAGTACCTCGGGTCGATGGCGTTGATGTTCAATTTTTATCAGGCACTCCACATGATTGAACATCAACGGGTGGACGTTGGGGCGCTGGTGACGAAAAAAATCGGTCTGGAATCCTTCGCTGATTATATGCGGGACAAAAAACACGCGAAGGATTGTAAGGTTTTGGTTTGTCCTGGACTTTGA
- a CDS encoding NAD(P)-dependent alcohol dehydrogenase: protein MIPTTMKAAVLKKPLEMELRELPVPKVSGDEVLVKVMAVGVCGSDVHYYEHGRIGRHVVEQPIILGHECAGIVVATGDRVSRVKVGDRVAIEPGVTCGTCAYCKEGRYNLCPDVSFLATPPVDGAFTQYIKHREDFLYPIPDGLSFEEAALIEPFSVGIHAARRAGLMPGSAVAIMGMGPVGLMAVVAAKAFGASLIIATDLLSNRLVAAEKLGATHTVNILEQQPEEAIRAITGGEGVDVAFETAGHPKAIQSALASVRRGGKLAIVGLPPQDEIGLNVPMIADREVDIYGVFRYANVYPQAIRFLSSGIADVTPLITDRYPLEQTRDALERARTQKEKSLKVFVYPNGLPE, encoded by the coding sequence ATGATTCCCACGACGATGAAAGCGGCAGTGTTGAAGAAACCATTGGAGATGGAACTCCGGGAATTGCCGGTTCCGAAGGTGAGCGGGGACGAAGTGCTCGTCAAGGTAATGGCGGTCGGGGTGTGCGGATCGGATGTTCATTACTACGAACACGGAAGAATTGGACGTCATGTGGTGGAACAACCGATCATTCTCGGCCATGAGTGTGCTGGGATTGTCGTGGCGACGGGGGACCGGGTCTCGCGGGTGAAGGTTGGAGACCGCGTCGCCATTGAGCCCGGTGTCACTTGCGGAACGTGTGCTTACTGCAAGGAAGGCCGCTACAATTTGTGTCCGGATGTTTCATTTCTGGCGACGCCTCCGGTTGACGGCGCATTTACCCAATATATCAAGCACCGCGAGGATTTCCTTTATCCCATCCCGGATGGCCTCTCTTTTGAAGAAGCCGCGCTGATCGAGCCGTTTTCGGTCGGAATCCACGCGGCCCGACGTGCCGGTCTCATGCCAGGTTCGGCGGTGGCGATCATGGGAATGGGACCGGTCGGGTTGATGGCGGTCGTTGCGGCCAAAGCGTTCGGCGCATCATTGATCATTGCGACGGACTTGCTGTCAAACCGGTTGGTTGCAGCGGAAAAATTGGGCGCCACCCATACGGTCAACATCCTTGAACAACAACCGGAGGAGGCGATCCGGGCCATCACCGGCGGCGAAGGCGTGGATGTCGCCTTTGAGACGGCAGGTCACCCGAAAGCCATCCAATCCGCGTTGGCTTCCGTCCGTCGGGGAGGAAAGCTTGCGATCGTCGGCCTTCCGCCGCAGGATGAAATCGGTCTGAACGTGCCGATGATCGCGGATCGGGAAGTGGATATTTACGGCGTGTTTCGCTATGCCAACGTCTATCCCCAGGCGATCCGGTTTTTGTCTTCCGGCATTGCGGATGTCACTCCGTTGATCACCGACCGTTATCCCTTGGAACAGACCCGTGACGCCCTTGAAAGAGCCAGGACACAGAAAGAGAAGAGCTTGAAAGTTTTTGTCTATCCCAACGGATTGCCAGAATGA
- the xylB gene encoding xylulokinase encodes MRTEKDGVLGIDIGTQGTKALVVDSEGNIQGVGTSSYSFEIPRPGWSEQDPRIWWQAVISSLKILREKGISLSNIRAVGVSGQMHSSVLLGEDGEVVRSAILWNDVRTTEECAEIEELLGEKHVYRITKNAVLPGFTAPKLRWIQKNEPDRYRAIRWVMLPKDYIVFRLTGERSTDVSDASGTALFDVAGRKWSEALMEGLGFSREWFPAVYESKIVVGRVTAEAARATGLPEGLPVVAGAGDNAAAALGNGVFHEGKGVISVGTSGTVFVPLSRVPDFDDREERLKTVHLFCHCVPNTWHAMGVTLSAGMSLSWFCQQFGWRDFENMLSGVQEIPPGSDGLLFLPYINGERTPHNDPYARGVFLGISYRHSAKHFVRAVMEGVAFSLRDCLELIEKVTSSSPKELYLTGGAVKSRLWSQTFSDVLKRRLIGYEDREGPALGAAFLAGLGIGLWNSPDDLPHQVGSIPVITETNAGSASVYDQLYRVYRHLYPSLKETYQILHAAQQGS; translated from the coding sequence GTGCGAACGGAAAAGGATGGAGTTTTGGGGATCGATATCGGAACACAAGGGACGAAAGCATTGGTCGTCGATTCCGAAGGGAACATACAAGGAGTGGGGACTTCTTCGTATTCTTTCGAGATCCCCCGTCCGGGATGGTCGGAACAAGATCCCCGGATATGGTGGCAGGCTGTGATCAGCAGCTTAAAAATACTCCGGGAAAAGGGGATTTCACTTTCCAACATTCGGGCGGTGGGTGTAAGCGGCCAGATGCATTCTTCGGTCCTTCTCGGCGAAGACGGCGAAGTGGTCCGTTCGGCCATTCTCTGGAATGATGTGCGCACGACAGAGGAGTGTGCGGAGATCGAGGAATTGCTGGGAGAAAAACACGTTTATCGGATCACGAAAAACGCGGTGCTTCCGGGGTTTACCGCACCGAAGCTGCGGTGGATCCAAAAAAACGAGCCCGATCGTTACCGGGCAATCCGATGGGTGATGTTGCCGAAAGATTATATCGTGTTCCGCCTGACTGGCGAGCGATCGACGGATGTTTCAGATGCGAGCGGCACCGCGTTGTTTGACGTGGCCGGTCGCAAGTGGTCCGAGGCGCTCATGGAGGGGCTCGGGTTTTCTCGCGAATGGTTCCCCGCTGTGTATGAAAGCAAGATCGTCGTGGGACGGGTGACGGCGGAAGCGGCACGGGCGACCGGACTTCCCGAAGGATTACCGGTGGTGGCCGGTGCGGGGGACAATGCGGCGGCAGCGCTGGGAAACGGAGTATTTCATGAGGGAAAAGGGGTCATCAGTGTCGGTACATCCGGAACGGTGTTTGTGCCGCTGTCCCGTGTTCCTGACTTCGACGATCGGGAGGAACGGCTGAAAACGGTTCATCTGTTCTGTCATTGTGTACCGAATACATGGCATGCCATGGGTGTCACATTGTCCGCGGGCATGTCTCTCAGCTGGTTTTGCCAACAGTTTGGATGGCGTGATTTTGAAAATATGCTTTCCGGCGTCCAGGAAATCCCGCCCGGTTCGGACGGTCTGTTGTTCTTGCCCTATATAAACGGCGAGCGGACCCCTCATAATGATCCTTACGCGCGGGGCGTCTTTTTGGGAATCTCCTACCGCCACAGCGCAAAGCATTTCGTGCGGGCCGTAATGGAAGGCGTGGCGTTCAGCTTGCGAGATTGTTTGGAGTTGATCGAGAAGGTGACATCCTCTTCTCCAAAAGAACTGTATCTGACCGGCGGAGCGGTAAAAAGCCGATTGTGGAGCCAAACCTTCTCCGATGTGCTTAAGAGACGGTTGATCGGTTATGAAGACAGGGAAGGCCCGGCCTTGGGAGCCGCGTTTCTGGCTGGTCTTGGGATCGGATTGTGGAACAGTCCTGATGATCTTCCCCATCAAGTCGGGTCAATTCCCGTCATAACGGAAACAAATGCCGGGTCTGCAAGCGTATATGATCAACTGTATCGGGTGTATCGGCATCTGTATCCTTCCTTAAAGGAAACCTATCAAATTCTTCATGCGGCACAACAGGGATCGTGA
- a CDS encoding extracellular solute-binding protein has protein sequence MKRRTVFQITALVLVIIMFTGACSSEAPIDTKSKNADKINPNKLVDAPFEGWVEGLPKIQAPEGFDWKQFKGVQINVISENTPPSSALAANIEKFEKVTGIKVNIEQSDLGTVVEKVGLDFNAKSAKYHVIYADPYQILAKYSEHFVDLNLFNKEPTMPHIPGGLEDFVPTQLEVLGYMGNKEKLLALPYDNPTMVLAYRKDVFEKYKDLFMKEKGYDWTPRPGMTWDQYYDIAKWINQKVKEGVITEVKYGTGHQAKQYDSLMCDFSNILAANGGDYFGRKDIGTIGTIDPGKSAMTSKQALESVKFYNQLLKEAAPGSTSWDWNGLAEAFAAGEIAMAPEWHEFSAMFENKEKSKVAGKVGWSLLPKGKVRSANIFGGTGIGINKYASDDEKKAAWLFLVWATSPQSQYMILKSDLGGSTPTRSSVYELPDVKKGMEPGTKESEEMPNLLSMKSVLKAWEAENAYMRPKIPQWPQIDTYVFTELSKMIAGKQSPEQTVKAITEMVDEATGN, from the coding sequence ATGAAGAGGCGAACCGTGTTTCAAATCACCGCGCTGGTTTTGGTGATCATCATGTTTACCGGAGCCTGCTCTTCTGAAGCGCCAATCGATACGAAGAGCAAAAACGCAGACAAGATCAATCCCAACAAGCTGGTCGATGCACCCTTTGAAGGATGGGTGGAAGGACTGCCCAAAATTCAAGCACCCGAAGGCTTTGATTGGAAGCAATTTAAGGGGGTACAAATCAATGTCATCTCCGAGAACACCCCACCATCTTCGGCACTCGCTGCCAATATTGAGAAATTTGAAAAAGTGACAGGGATCAAGGTCAACATCGAGCAGAGCGACTTGGGCACGGTTGTCGAAAAGGTGGGTCTCGACTTCAACGCCAAATCTGCAAAGTACCATGTCATTTACGCAGATCCTTATCAAATCCTCGCTAAGTATTCCGAACACTTCGTTGATTTGAATTTGTTCAACAAGGAACCGACGATGCCCCATATTCCCGGAGGTTTGGAAGACTTTGTTCCCACCCAGTTGGAAGTGCTCGGGTACATGGGAAACAAAGAAAAGCTGTTGGCTCTGCCCTACGATAACCCGACCATGGTGTTGGCCTATCGGAAGGATGTTTTTGAGAAGTACAAGGATTTGTTCATGAAGGAAAAAGGCTATGACTGGACGCCTCGGCCGGGTATGACGTGGGATCAATATTACGACATTGCCAAATGGATCAACCAAAAAGTGAAAGAAGGCGTCATCACCGAGGTGAAATACGGAACCGGTCATCAGGCCAAACAATATGATTCTCTGATGTGTGACTTCAGCAACATTCTCGCCGCGAACGGAGGAGATTATTTCGGAAGAAAGGATATTGGAACGATCGGGACAATCGATCCGGGAAAATCGGCGATGACATCCAAGCAGGCTCTTGAATCGGTCAAGTTTTACAATCAGTTGTTGAAAGAAGCGGCGCCGGGAAGCACGTCATGGGATTGGAACGGCTTGGCTGAAGCGTTCGCCGCCGGAGAGATTGCGATGGCACCTGAGTGGCATGAGTTTTCCGCGATGTTTGAGAACAAGGAGAAGTCGAAGGTAGCCGGGAAAGTCGGCTGGTCGCTTTTGCCGAAAGGAAAGGTGCGGAGTGCGAACATTTTTGGCGGAACCGGGATCGGGATCAACAAATATGCCAGCGATGATGAAAAGAAAGCGGCTTGGCTGTTCCTGGTCTGGGCCACGTCTCCGCAATCCCAGTACATGATTTTGAAATCGGATTTGGGCGGTTCGACGCCGACCCGTTCCTCCGTCTACGAGCTTCCCGATGTAAAAAAAGGGATGGAACCCGGAACAAAAGAATCCGAGGAAATGCCCAACCTGCTTTCCATGAAGTCCGTGTTGAAGGCATGGGAAGCCGAAAACGCCTATATGCGTCCGAAAATTCCCCAATGGCCGCAAATCGACACTTATGTTTTCACCGAACTTTCCAAGATGATCGCCGGCAAACAAAGTCCGGAACAAACGGTGAAGGCAATCACGGAGATGGTCGATGAAGCAACCGGAAACTGA
- a CDS encoding PTS transporter subunit EIIC: protein MRKLGQLLSAIIYQNIAVIIAVGMIQAIFGIYGWWYNDRILLLVHPIYETLLPILLGYTGGRLLGGQRGAVVASIVTFGLSLASSVPNIIGAMMIGLATGWMMNRLDQTVKKHIPIGYELLVTNAVAAIVAVVLTVFCFLFVGQMLSAGVHLFNRFMEHVIHSGWLPMAALIIEPGKALFFNNVMNYGILTPLGIQQVKEIGKSIFFLLETNPGPGLGILTAYWLKARAENRKGAKLATFIHLFGGIHEVYFPYVLMNPILVPAVIVGGMAGIITFQFFDAGLVSLPSPGSIFLILGLAPREDMFYVLTGVAVSAVVSFLSAFLLLNRFSTTAPKKSSRSHVAEIIFLQNIDRLGGESRKKPVPIETHLTNEDTLFQTEPKKPLVRKIVFVCEAGMGSSAMGAAMLKKQLRKSGLNIEVDNASIDEIPPDTDLVICHQKLMKRIQQAFPGRMYYPLPSFTDMKNYEELVRFLEKGYKPTIR, encoded by the coding sequence ATGAGGAAGCTGGGCCAACTGTTGAGTGCAATCATATACCAAAACATTGCGGTAATCATCGCTGTTGGGATGATTCAGGCTATTTTTGGGATCTACGGTTGGTGGTATAATGACCGGATTCTGCTGTTGGTTCACCCGATTTATGAAACCTTGCTGCCTATTCTGCTGGGTTATACGGGGGGAAGGTTACTGGGCGGACAGCGGGGAGCGGTAGTGGCATCCATTGTCACGTTCGGACTGAGTCTGGCCAGCTCCGTTCCCAACATTATCGGGGCGATGATGATCGGCTTGGCTACGGGTTGGATGATGAATCGATTAGACCAAACCGTAAAAAAACACATTCCCATCGGATATGAGTTGTTGGTGACGAATGCCGTGGCTGCAATCGTGGCAGTGGTACTCACCGTGTTCTGTTTTTTGTTCGTTGGTCAAATGCTTTCTGCGGGGGTTCATCTGTTCAACCGTTTCATGGAACATGTGATCCATTCGGGATGGCTCCCGATGGCGGCCTTGATCATTGAGCCGGGGAAAGCGCTCTTTTTCAATAATGTAATGAATTACGGCATATTGACACCGCTGGGAATTCAACAGGTGAAGGAAATCGGGAAGTCGATTTTCTTTCTGTTGGAGACCAATCCAGGACCGGGACTGGGGATACTTACAGCTTACTGGCTGAAGGCGCGGGCGGAAAACCGAAAGGGAGCCAAGCTGGCCACGTTTATTCATCTGTTTGGCGGCATTCATGAAGTCTATTTTCCCTATGTGTTGATGAATCCGATTCTCGTTCCTGCAGTGATCGTGGGGGGAATGGCGGGGATCATCACCTTTCAGTTTTTTGACGCCGGCTTGGTGTCATTGCCTTCGCCTGGAAGCATCTTTTTAATCCTCGGATTGGCTCCGAGGGAGGATATGTTTTACGTTTTGACAGGGGTGGCGGTTTCAGCTGTTGTTTCCTTTTTAAGCGCCTTCCTGTTGCTGAATCGGTTTTCCACCACTGCACCGAAAAAAAGCAGCAGGAGTCATGTGGCAGAAATCATCTTCTTGCAGAATATCGATCGACTGGGTGGAGAATCAAGAAAGAAGCCTGTTCCAATTGAAACTCACTTGACCAACGAGGATACTCTGTTTCAAACAGAGCCGAAAAAGCCCTTGGTTCGAAAAATTGTTTTTGTTTGCGAAGCGGGAATGGGTTCCAGTGCGATGGGGGCTGCCATGTTAAAAAAGCAGTTAAGGAAGTCAGGGTTGAACATCGAGGTGGATAATGCCTCAATCGACGAAATCCCGCCGGATACGGACCTGGTGATTTGCCATCAAAAATTAATGAAAAGGATTCAACAGGCTTTTCCGGGCAGAATGTATTACCCCCTACCATCGTTTACGGACATGAAAAATTACGAAGAGTTGGTTCGATTTCTGGAAAAGGGGTACAAACCCACGATAAGGTGA
- a CDS encoding BglG family transcription antiterminator, with the protein MENRPIIYSRQKRLLQILLIHSSPVSVQQLAEMLKVSLRTVQRELQSLKEILSCYGLKIVRKTGHGVTIEGHEKDKQRLLEDVQQMEAFRVYSPEERQEGIIFDLLLTDEPVKLYTFSRKYHVTEATISLDLDKVEPWFEQAGMKLIRKPGWGVCLEGTQQQKRMALSKFLHQGTTFEEWLALFQTSVYGDQYSEHPLGVLIRDRLLKFINIQHILAVEKAAREVVGRHHHLELTDRNYVNLVIHLLLAVERMKHGAVSEEQTPLAIPPEAADMVPLAREIVSRLESALSVSVPEVEIGYIALHLSGAAFKQEDLMEHPENMKWIDLTQSFIRTVGQELGVPLQGDAILFEGLLAHLIPAVSRLENGLQIHNPMLEEIKGRYPDVFHACRKSVALLSDHFPYEVPQDEIGYLALHVGAALIRKREGRRFRTVVVCASGFGTSTYLTARLENEVPHLEIKGIISVGELKKWLKENGPVDLIVSTIPIPFVDDERLVIVHPFLQKEDLIAIERKMSLLRLDDHPFQEPKEASPSALSLAKSGEGVMQILHNLRVIDGINVSGSVLKSLYQLFSKWSAIRDPDTLYRDIEKREKQGGFVLDDLAMIHAKTEGVNELLMAVFRLQAPVAWQNDTGENRWVTTFLLLAAPRTAPKEHIDLISQISGALIEDDFIELLKHDSTAKIRKRLETLLSEALISRTNECLKGVLRP; encoded by the coding sequence ATGGAGAACCGGCCCATCATTTATTCCCGGCAAAAACGGTTACTGCAAATCTTGTTGATCCATTCATCCCCCGTTTCTGTTCAGCAGTTGGCGGAGATGCTGAAGGTCAGTCTCCGGACGGTTCAACGGGAGCTTCAATCATTGAAAGAGATTCTTTCCTGCTATGGATTGAAGATCGTGCGAAAAACAGGCCATGGTGTCACAATTGAGGGGCATGAGAAGGATAAACAACGGTTGTTGGAAGATGTTCAGCAGATGGAGGCATTTCGGGTTTATTCACCCGAGGAGAGACAGGAAGGGATCATTTTCGATCTGCTTCTTACCGATGAACCGGTTAAACTATACACTTTCAGCCGGAAATACCATGTGACGGAAGCGACGATCAGTCTCGATCTTGATAAAGTGGAACCCTGGTTTGAACAAGCGGGAATGAAGTTGATCCGCAAACCCGGATGGGGAGTATGTCTTGAAGGGACGCAACAGCAAAAGCGGATGGCTCTTTCGAAGTTTCTCCATCAAGGAACAACATTTGAAGAGTGGCTTGCGTTATTTCAAACATCAGTGTATGGAGATCAATACTCGGAACATCCTTTGGGAGTCTTGATCCGCGATCGGTTATTGAAATTCATCAATATTCAGCACATATTGGCAGTGGAAAAAGCGGCCCGTGAAGTGGTGGGTCGCCACCATCACCTGGAATTGACCGACCGCAATTATGTGAATCTGGTGATCCACCTGTTGCTTGCCGTGGAACGGATGAAGCATGGTGCCGTCAGTGAGGAGCAAACGCCGCTGGCGATTCCTCCCGAAGCGGCTGACATGGTTCCGCTGGCTCGGGAAATCGTCTCCAGGCTGGAAAGCGCGCTTTCGGTTTCGGTCCCGGAGGTTGAAATCGGTTACATCGCATTGCATTTGTCCGGGGCTGCATTCAAACAGGAAGATCTGATGGAACATCCCGAAAATATGAAATGGATTGATCTGACTCAAAGTTTTATCCGAACCGTCGGACAAGAATTGGGAGTGCCCCTTCAGGGGGACGCCATTCTGTTTGAAGGTCTTCTTGCCCATTTGATTCCCGCTGTGAGCCGGTTGGAAAACGGTTTGCAGATCCATAACCCGATGTTGGAAGAGATCAAGGGACGGTATCCCGATGTGTTCCATGCCTGCCGGAAGTCAGTGGCCCTGCTTTCGGATCATTTTCCGTATGAAGTGCCACAAGATGAAATCGGGTATCTTGCGTTGCATGTTGGAGCTGCCTTAATCCGCAAACGGGAGGGAAGAAGATTTCGCACGGTGGTGGTTTGCGCCAGCGGCTTCGGAACGTCGACTTATTTAACCGCACGTCTGGAAAACGAAGTTCCGCATCTGGAGATTAAAGGGATTATATCGGTTGGTGAATTAAAAAAGTGGCTAAAGGAAAATGGCCCCGTTGATCTGATCGTTTCCACCATACCCATTCCCTTTGTCGACGACGAAAGGTTGGTAATCGTCCACCCCTTTTTGCAAAAGGAAGATTTGATTGCCATCGAAAGGAAAATGTCTCTGTTACGTCTCGATGATCATCCATTTCAGGAACCGAAAGAAGCGTCCCCTTCAGCTCTGTCCCTGGCCAAGTCCGGAGAGGGAGTGATGCAGATCTTGCACAATCTTCGGGTGATCGATGGGATCAATGTTTCAGGTTCCGTACTAAAGTCGCTGTATCAATTGTTCAGTAAGTGGAGTGCCATTCGCGATCCTGACACTTTATACCGCGATATTGAAAAAAGAGAGAAGCAGGGTGGATTCGTTTTAGACGATTTGGCGATGATTCATGCCAAAACAGAAGGCGTCAACGAGCTGTTAATGGCGGTTTTCCGGCTTCAGGCCCCGGTCGCCTGGCAGAATGACACCGGGGAAAATCGGTGGGTGACCACATTTCTGTTGCTCGCGGCCCCTCGAACCGCTCCAAAGGAGCACATCGATTTGATCAGTCAAATCAGCGGGGCGTTGATCGAAGACGACTTTATTGAGCTGTTGAAGCATGATTCGACAGCGAAAATCAGAAAGAGACTGGAAACCCTGTTGTCCGAGGCGTTGATTTCCAGAACCAATGAATGCCTTAAGGGAGTCCTTCGACCATGA